The Pseudomonas oryzicola genomic sequence GCGCGGGTTGTACAGGTGCGCCCGGTGCCAGTCATCCGAGTAGCGGCCACCGACCCGGGCCAGGTCCGGCCCGGTACGCTTGGAACCCCACAGGAACGGGTGGTCCCACACGCTTTCGCCGGCCACCGAGTAGTGGCCGTAGCGCTCGGTTTCGGCGCGGAACGGGCGGATCATCTGCGAGTGGCAACCCACGCAGCCTTCGCGGATGTAGATGTCGCGGCCTTCAAGCTCCAGCGCGGTGCGCGGCTTCATGCCTTCCACGGGTTTGTTGGTGACGTCCTGGAAAAACAGCGGGACGATCTGGGTCAGGCCACCGATACTGACGGCGATGACCATGAAGAAGGCCAGCAGGCCTATGTTCTTCTCGACGGCTTCATGCTTCATCAGTGCGCTCCCACGACGACGATCTTGGCGGCTTCCTCTGCCTGTGCCGGGTTGGCGGCACGGACGGTACGCAGCACGTTGTAGGCCATCAGCAGCATGCCGCTGGCGAAGAACGCACCGCCCAGGGCGCGGACGATATAGCCAGGGTGGCTGGCCTGCAGGGCTTCGACGAAGGAGTAGGTGAGGGTGCCGTCATCGTTGATGGCGCGCCACATCAGGCCCTGGGTGATGCCGTTGACCCACATCGAGGCGATGTACAGCACGGTACCGATGGTGGCCAGCCAGAAGTGCGCGTTGATCAGGCCGACGCTGTGCATCTGCTCGCGGCCATACAGGCGCGGGATCATGTGGTACACGGCACCGATCGAGATCATCGCCACCCAGCCGAGGGCGCCGGCGTGCACGTGGCCGATGGTCCAGTCGGTGTAGTGCGACAGCGAGTTCACGGTCTTGATGGCCATCATCGGGCCTTCGAAGGTGGACATGCCGTAGAACGCCAGCGACACCACCAGGAAGCGCAGGATCGGGTCGGTGCGCAGTTTGTGCCAGGCGCCGGACAGGGTCATCATGCCGTTGATCATGCCGCCCCAGCTCGGTGCCAGCAGGATGATCGACATCACCATGCCCAGCGACTGTGCCCAGTCGGGCAGGGCGGTGTAGTGCAGGTGGTGCGGGCCGGCCCAGATGTACAGGGTGATCAGCGCCCAGAAGTGCACGATCGACAGGCGATACGAGTAGATCGGCCGCTCGGC encodes the following:
- the ccoO gene encoding cytochrome-c oxidase, cbb3-type subunit II, with product MKHEAVEKNIGLLAFFMVIAVSIGGLTQIVPLFFQDVTNKPVEGMKPRTALELEGRDIYIREGCVGCHSQMIRPFRAETERYGHYSVAGESVWDHPFLWGSKRTGPDLARVGGRYSDDWHRAHLYNPRNVVPESKMPSYPWLVEHKLDGKDTAKKMEVLRTLGVPYTDADIAGASDAVKGKTEMDAIVAYLQGLGTIIKSKR
- the ccoN gene encoding cytochrome-c oxidase, cbb3-type subunit I, whose protein sequence is MSTAISPTAYNYKVVRQFAIMTVVWGILGMGLGVFIASQLVWPQLNLDLPWTSFGRLRPLHTNLVIFAFGGCALFGTSYYVVQRTCQTRLISDSMAAFTFWGWQAVIVGALITLPMGYTTTKEYAELEWPLAILLAIVWVTYGLVFFGTIVKRKTKHIYVGNWFYGAFIVVTAMLHIVNHISLPVSLFKSYSAYSGATDAMIQWWYGHNAVGFFLTTGFLGMMYYFVPKQAERPIYSYRLSIVHFWALITLYIWAGPHHLHYTALPDWAQSLGMVMSIILLAPSWGGMINGMMTLSGAWHKLRTDPILRFLVVSLAFYGMSTFEGPMMAIKTVNSLSHYTDWTIGHVHAGALGWVAMISIGAVYHMIPRLYGREQMHSVGLINAHFWLATIGTVLYIASMWVNGITQGLMWRAINDDGTLTYSFVEALQASHPGYIVRALGGAFFASGMLLMAYNVLRTVRAANPAQAEEAAKIVVVGAH